In Aestuariibaculum lutulentum, one DNA window encodes the following:
- a CDS encoding RNA polymerase sigma-70 factor, with amino-acid sequence MNTQPNEQLQFEAFKRGNEVAFEYFFHKYYNSIVGFGVQFIYDEEEAKNIAQEAFINLWSNKNKIDLPTGIKSFLYTYTKSKCLNLIRSKKVKEKYKNETLNKREELLNQEVLDSLNFDSMDFSELEQIIYKSIENLPEKTKAIFLKKRFDNKKNQEIADELEISLKTVESHITKALKALRDQLAPYFPTILISIILSTKKN; translated from the coding sequence ATGAACACACAACCAAACGAGCAATTACAGTTTGAAGCCTTCAAAAGAGGTAACGAAGTTGCTTTTGAGTATTTCTTTCATAAATACTACAATAGTATCGTTGGCTTTGGTGTACAGTTTATTTATGATGAAGAAGAGGCTAAAAATATCGCTCAGGAAGCCTTCATAAATTTATGGTCTAATAAAAACAAAATAGACCTTCCAACAGGTATTAAATCCTTTCTTTACACCTACACAAAATCTAAATGTTTGAATTTGATAAGAAGTAAAAAGGTTAAAGAAAAATATAAAAACGAGACGTTAAACAAAAGGGAAGAGCTTTTAAATCAGGAGGTATTAGACTCGTTAAATTTTGATTCTATGGACTTCTCTGAATTAGAACAAATTATATATAAATCTATTGAAAACCTTCCGGAAAAAACCAAAGCAATTTTTTTAAAGAAGCGATTCGATAACAAAAAAAATCAGGAAATTGCCGATGAATTGGAGATTAGTTTAAAAACCGTCGAATCTCACATAACCAAGGCTTTAAAGGCTTTAAGGGATCAATTGGCACCTTATTTCCCAACTATTTTAATATCAATTATTCTCTCGACTAAAAAAAATTAA
- a CDS encoding leucine-rich repeat domain-containing protein: protein MKKLISLILISTILYAIKGCSSDNGTDNENSNCKSEIFEGNLILENQDEINSLDSNCLTVINGSLVITGGINDISKLKNIRAINGRLFINSSNLVNLDDLQSLNFVEDLQLHDNINLKNIDGLHNLSSIKNIELYNNNSLSNLRGLRNLTKIEGDLHVSGNRLLASLDGLDKLVEIGGNFAVTGSYLKNLVGLQSLTSIKGYFQISENTLLTNLDGLESLTSVESLFFFSNDGEKSALIEIDGLENLEYTSRVDITQNFYLKSIFGLRNLKSNLTSLLIRNNFALTNLDGLEKITFVEDELQIHQNYEITDINGLQNVNYVGNTLNINGNSLITNLDALNKIPYVNGTVFIGANNALTDLCGIHQLIVNIYNDYKGQYIALGSNGFNPLNNTDFVNGNCRL from the coding sequence ATGAAAAAACTAATTTCCTTAATACTAATTTCCACAATCCTTTATGCAATAAAAGGTTGTTCAAGTGACAATGGAACTGATAATGAAAATTCAAATTGTAAAAGTGAAATTTTTGAAGGGAATTTAATATTGGAGAATCAAGATGAAATTAATTCACTAGACAGCAATTGTTTGACTGTAATCAATGGTTCTTTAGTAATAACTGGAGGAATAAATGATATTAGCAAATTAAAAAACATTAGAGCCATTAATGGTAGACTTTTTATTAACTCCTCCAATTTGGTCAACTTAGATGATTTACAAAGTTTAAATTTTGTTGAAGATTTACAACTACATGATAATATAAATTTAAAAAACATAGATGGTCTACATAATCTTTCTTCAATAAAAAATATTGAATTATATAATAACAACTCACTTTCTAATTTAAGAGGCTTGAGAAATTTAACTAAAATAGAAGGAGATTTGCATGTTAGTGGAAATAGGTTGTTGGCTAGTCTAGATGGTTTGGATAAATTGGTGGAAATTGGTGGGAATTTTGCTGTAACAGGAAGTTACCTTAAAAATCTCGTCGGTTTACAAAGTCTAACCTCAATTAAAGGCTATTTTCAAATATCAGAGAACACTTTATTAACAAATTTGGATGGGCTAGAAAGTTTAACTTCAGTAGAAAGTTTATTTTTTTTTAGTAATGATGGAGAAAAAAGTGCGCTAATTGAAATCGACGGCTTAGAAAATCTCGAATACACCTCTAGAGTAGACATTACACAAAATTTTTATTTAAAAAGCATATTTGGATTGAGAAATTTAAAATCAAATTTAACCTCACTGTTAATACGTAATAATTTTGCTTTGACCAACCTTGATGGTCTGGAGAAAATCACATTCGTTGAAGATGAATTACAAATTCATCAAAATTATGAAATTACCGACATAAACGGTTTACAAAATGTAAATTATGTTGGTAATACTTTGAATATTAATGGAAATAGTCTTATCACTAATTTAGATGCTTTAAATAAAATACCTTACGTTAATGGAACTGTTTTTATTGGTGCGAATAATGCATTAACGGACTTATGTGGTATTCATCAATTGATTGTCAATATTTATAATGACTATAAAGGGCAGTATATCGCATTAGGCAGTAATGGATTCAATCCATTAAATAATACTGATTTTGTTAATGGTAATTGTCGTTTATAA
- a CDS encoding FecR family protein: MTKLIYKYLDNKASEEEIAELFDWIDSSNENKKQFIALKTAWALTESPKASNLETVGILKEQTLKKKRKVFTYWKYAAILVIALGIGRAIYNNTTTDNNNDVILELSNGVVKHINDNKENVLINKDGIVIGKQTDHEIIFNANVKSEELKYNTIKIPYGKRFKVVLSDSTVVHLNAGTTFRFPENFIASANRDVFLTGEAFFEVTKNEQSPFIVHSDKVNIQVLGTKFNVSSYPNDTNSHSELLEGSVKISAVSDASKYSILEPNQQAVWLEKQNTFHIKDVNTTDHIAWVNGEILFKDMPFSALCKKLERAYNVAIINDNKTLANQEFSGSIRIDESDIDTLFKLLQIDTPFEYSIKNNIIIIND; this comes from the coding sequence ATGACTAAACTGATTTATAAATATTTGGACAATAAAGCTTCTGAAGAAGAAATAGCAGAGCTATTCGACTGGATAGATTCTTCTAATGAAAACAAAAAGCAGTTTATAGCATTGAAAACAGCCTGGGCCCTTACAGAATCTCCGAAAGCTTCAAATTTAGAAACGGTTGGAATATTAAAAGAACAAACTTTAAAGAAAAAGCGCAAAGTTTTCACTTACTGGAAGTATGCAGCTATTTTGGTGATTGCTTTGGGGATTGGACGTGCAATCTATAATAACACCACAACCGATAATAATAACGATGTTATTTTAGAATTAAGTAATGGCGTTGTTAAACATATTAATGACAACAAAGAGAATGTATTAATAAATAAAGACGGTATTGTTATAGGAAAACAAACAGATCATGAAATTATTTTTAATGCTAATGTAAAGAGTGAAGAGTTAAAGTATAATACCATTAAGATTCCTTACGGAAAACGATTTAAGGTGGTTCTTTCAGATAGTACCGTTGTGCATTTAAATGCAGGAACAACCTTTAGGTTTCCAGAAAACTTTATAGCCTCGGCAAACCGAGATGTGTTTTTAACAGGTGAAGCTTTTTTTGAAGTAACAAAAAATGAACAAAGTCCGTTTATTGTACATTCCGATAAGGTTAACATTCAGGTTCTAGGAACAAAATTCAATGTGAGTTCTTATCCAAACGATACCAATTCACATAGTGAACTTTTAGAAGGATCTGTTAAAATTTCAGCTGTAAGCGATGCTTCAAAATATTCTATTCTAGAGCCCAATCAACAAGCTGTTTGGTTAGAAAAACAAAACACATTCCATATTAAAGATGTCAATACTACCGATCATATAGCCTGGGTAAATGGAGAAATCCTTTTTAAGGATATGCCGTTTAGCGCCTTATGTAAAAAATTAGAGCGAGCATATAATGTGGCGATAATTAACGATAATAAAACACTTGCAAATCAAGAGTTTTCTGGATCTATTAGAATTGATGAATCTGATATTGATACTTTATTTAAACTATTACAAATAGATACACCTTTCGAATATTCAATTAAAAATAATATCATAATAATTAACGACTAA
- a CDS encoding DUF6368 family protein, which yields MGGFTNLIYFKNYLSEQSKSLIRETIESCGEFELENDLDYDIRVKNNGEDCPFRIYYSDAEQDEDFDSESKAEFEKKLGFIPKCYIGFMAWTNKKFGHKFIAELMSKVMQIENGFVDFSAAIDPDFTENREKIRKFVSQVGGKIMELEYKTGNDQIWFTHLADKEFLNNWIGHKKFYIPK from the coding sequence ATGGGAGGATTTACAAATCTGATTTATTTCAAAAATTACTTATCTGAACAATCAAAAAGTCTGATCAGAGAAACAATTGAATCCTGTGGAGAATTTGAATTGGAAAATGACTTGGATTATGATATAAGAGTTAAAAATAATGGAGAAGATTGCCCTTTCCGAATTTATTACTCGGATGCGGAACAGGACGAGGACTTTGACTCGGAATCAAAAGCTGAATTTGAAAAAAAGCTTGGTTTTATTCCAAAATGCTACATCGGATTTATGGCTTGGACTAACAAAAAATTCGGACATAAATTTATTGCGGAATTGATGTCCAAAGTAATGCAAATTGAAAACGGATTTGTGGATTTTTCGGCAGCAATTGACCCTGATTTTACAGAAAACAGAGAGAAAATAAGAAAGTTCGTTTCACAGGTTGGCGGAAAAATAATGGAATTGGAATATAAAACAGGAAATGACCAAATTTGGTTCACCCATTTGGCTGATAAAGAATTTTTAAATAATTGGATTGGACATAAAAAGTTCTACATTCCGAAATAA
- a CDS encoding DUF4870 domain-containing protein: MSILKSIREKEGYTQTDLANQTGLSLRTIQRLESTNKVPKGYTLNVLAEEFNMEPSALQAKYVKSKLSRDSEITTIKMINLSVLSFIGIPFGNLILPIIIWRNNRDSKFVDEIGRRVVNFQILFTLFLCLLLILLPFTVAKLLPNIPIMLIVLLIAYLFNIAVIIRTAIKIQHQDFDFLNGPFRLI, translated from the coding sequence GTGAGCATTCTTAAATCCATTCGAGAAAAGGAAGGTTATACCCAGACTGATTTAGCCAACCAAACTGGACTGTCTTTGCGAACTATTCAGCGTTTAGAAAGTACAAATAAAGTACCTAAAGGTTACACCTTAAACGTTCTGGCAGAAGAATTCAATATGGAACCATCAGCTTTACAGGCTAAATATGTAAAAAGCAAACTTTCAAGGGATTCTGAAATTACAACAATCAAGATGATAAACTTATCGGTTTTATCCTTTATTGGAATTCCATTCGGAAATCTAATTTTACCTATCATTATATGGAGGAATAACCGTGATTCAAAATTCGTAGATGAAATAGGCCGTCGAGTTGTTAATTTTCAAATTTTGTTCACATTGTTCCTGTGTTTATTACTCATCTTATTGCCATTTACCGTTGCAAAACTATTACCAAATATTCCAATCATGTTGATTGTATTGCTAATTGCTTACCTTTTTAATATTGCTGTAATCATCCGTACTGCCATAAAGATTCAACATCAGGACTTCGATTTTTTAAACGGTCCTTTTCGTCTTATTTAG
- a CDS encoding SOS response-associated peptidase produces MCFHTAQLKKVKDLERKYNVKISDENWEKYFDEPRYHLNGFSHPNMLVIPQQRSDVLAPGVWGIVPNYKSPEEIKPYYKEAVKYGSGLNAQSEKLFSHFMYRESVMTQRCIIPVDGFFEPHEHNKKKYPFYIKEKEDKGLALAGIYTVIGTYITFSILTKKASPLFEKIHNLKKRQPVILSSDNVDHWLSESLNEEDVKELVNLNFPEEQLDAYTVSKDLFSPKIDSNTQTILEKVEFDGLERMF; encoded by the coding sequence ATGTGTTTCCATACGGCTCAACTCAAAAAAGTTAAGGATTTAGAACGCAAGTATAACGTTAAAATTAGCGATGAAAACTGGGAGAAATACTTTGACGAACCTAGATACCATTTAAATGGTTTTTCGCATCCTAATATGTTAGTTATTCCGCAGCAAAGATCTGATGTTCTTGCACCAGGCGTTTGGGGTATAGTTCCCAATTATAAAAGCCCAGAGGAAATTAAACCTTATTATAAGGAAGCTGTAAAATATGGTTCAGGACTAAATGCACAATCCGAAAAGCTTTTCAGTCATTTTATGTATCGTGAATCTGTAATGACACAGCGATGCATAATTCCAGTAGATGGCTTTTTTGAACCACATGAACACAACAAGAAAAAATACCCTTTCTACATTAAAGAAAAAGAAGATAAAGGTTTGGCTTTGGCAGGTATATATACCGTTATTGGGACGTATATCACCTTTAGTATCTTAACTAAAAAGGCCTCCCCGCTATTTGAAAAGATACATAATCTTAAAAAGAGACAACCTGTAATTTTAAGTTCTGACAATGTAGACCACTGGCTTTCTGAAAGTCTTAATGAAGAGGATGTAAAAGAATTGGTTAATCTTAATTTTCCTGAAGAACAGTTGGATGCCTATACGGTTAGCAAAGATTTGTTTAGCCCTAAGATTGATAGTAATACTCAAACTATTTTAGAAAAAGTTGAATTTGATGGATTAGAACGAATGTTTTAA
- a CDS encoding doxx family protein yields MKKTQILISRESTSQRLITLSIGLIFFFFGILKFFPDYSPAEDIAKKTINVLISDLLPSNISYLLLAIWETAIGLMFILNYQRKSATILALIHLTLTFSTFFIFPELSFNKSPFSFTLLGQYIIKNIIILSVLISLLTQNTTSND; encoded by the coding sequence ATGAAAAAAACTCAGATTTTAATATCTAGAGAGTCTACAAGTCAGCGTTTAATTACACTGTCTATTGGATTGATTTTTTTCTTCTTTGGAATATTAAAATTTTTTCCAGATTACAGTCCTGCCGAAGATATTGCTAAAAAAACGATTAATGTTTTAATAAGCGACCTATTACCTTCAAACATTTCCTATTTGCTTTTAGCGATTTGGGAAACAGCCATTGGGTTGATGTTTATTCTTAATTATCAACGAAAATCGGCAACTATTTTAGCGCTCATTCATCTAACGTTAACATTTTCAACGTTTTTTATTTTTCCGGAACTATCGTTTAATAAAAGCCCATTTTCATTCACCTTATTAGGGCAATATATTATTAAAAACATCATCATTTTAAGTGTATTAATAAGCTTATTAACCCAAAACACCACAAGTAATGACTAA
- a CDS encoding FEKKY domain-containing protein, with protein sequence MSRKRITIIGILLFAIGFLLWNFGFFTSYNYLTAKADISNGKLQKIAIGEQLLMPKQMDEISQKYGFTNIAFGCIVSQSEINGIDIYNRQMDKHLTELNDTNWKEKYRKEIDSLIDLKVYGEVPDSAFWIEKDGNGNWFNVDWIHNHKNNAIISIYDKSGKLIIKSKFMKICPIDELKFIEDLKAEIDFYDGENIQLKDNCYLLKN encoded by the coding sequence ATGAGTCGTAAAAGAATAACAATTATTGGAATTCTATTATTCGCAATTGGATTTTTATTGTGGAATTTCGGCTTTTTCACTTCATATAATTATCTAACTGCTAAAGCTGATATTTCCAATGGCAAACTACAAAAAATCGCTATTGGAGAGCAATTGCTTATGCCAAAACAAATGGATGAAATCAGCCAAAAATATGGATTTACGAATATCGCATTTGGCTGTATTGTTAGTCAATCTGAAATAAATGGAATTGACATTTATAACAGACAAATGGACAAACATTTGACTGAATTAAACGATACCAATTGGAAAGAAAAATACCGAAAAGAAATTGACTCTCTAATAGATTTAAAGGTTTATGGAGAGGTTCCTGATTCAGCATTTTGGATTGAAAAAGACGGAAATGGAAACTGGTTTAATGTGGATTGGATACATAACCATAAAAACAATGCAATTATTTCAATTTATGACAAATCGGGAAAATTAATAATCAAAAGTAAATTTATGAAAATCTGTCCAATTGACGAATTGAAATTCATTGAGGATTTAAAAGCGGAAATTGACTTTTATGATGGAGAAAATATTCAACTGAAAGACAATTGTTATTTATTAAAAAATTAA
- a CDS encoding DUF4304 domain-containing protein, with amino-acid sequence MTHKEKREKMDKAIKEIIIPFLRNKGFKGSFPHFRRENNDKLNLLNFQFSLYSSSFVVNIANCSVNGMTTSDGELIKPAKCQVPYLKNRLRVGSIKNRRDYWYDFDKQLIFGDIFKKRAKEFINNWEEAEQWWRNNDIELLN; translated from the coding sequence ATGACACATAAAGAAAAACGAGAAAAAATGGATAAAGCAATAAAGGAGATAATTATTCCCTTCTTGCGAAATAAAGGTTTTAAAGGTTCCTTTCCTCATTTTAGACGTGAGAATAATGACAAATTGAACTTACTAAATTTCCAATTCAGCCTTTATTCATCATCATTTGTTGTAAATATTGCAAATTGTTCTGTAAACGGAATGACCACATCGGACGGTGAATTAATCAAGCCTGCCAAATGTCAAGTTCCATATTTAAAAAACCGCTTAAGAGTTGGGAGCATTAAAAATCGGAGAGATTATTGGTATGATTTTGATAAACAGTTAATTTTTGGAGATATCTTTAAAAAAAGAGCAAAAGAATTTATAAATAATTGGGAGGAAGCTGAGCAATGGTGGAGGAATAACGATATTGAACTATTAAATTAA
- a CDS encoding SusC/RagA family TonB-linked outer membrane protein yields MSTIIKSIEQQTGYRIIYNSNKVDVTKRFTLNVTDSKLEDALNSLLKDSDIAYALISSQILLTDKKEKETTNSRLIKGKVLSAADQFPLSGAMVVIKGKSIGAMTDIDGNFIYTIKGENINNVELEASYLGMKSQTKTIGSASEFTFYLEEDISELTEVVITSSYGTKKLKEEVVGSISTVDPDNISKEQPAVTFDELLEGQVAGVLVEVNPQLGEAAKIDIRGQGSLTPLNSNAVGTSTQPLIIVDGIILSEETGIDGNSFFDLGDGILSENILNPLARVGIEDIESFNILKDAAAVGLYGADAANGVIIITTKSGEKGKLRYTASAQTGINTAFNGLKYLSGEEYQTVLNSYYTNSGNSGSVQPWNGVNTDWFDLLNTTGIFSRLNFGVSGGKGNWNYRANVGYQHTNETQKENSYKKLNTSFSADYKKDKFGLSLRLSPSLTNKENPNTLYAYALPPTLSPYDVNGEYTYFETYGNPVAVSKQNISDSKTFALLGSLKLDYDVLHNLKLSTLFGIDASNKDEDKFFSGLNGSGNFNDGSKGRRMIRARDTRKWNWNASLAYNTQFAEKHNFDALLGIEARSEKVDFSYEIGRGFTIYDSPQPIITAEQQDYEIDYTEYAGRSGFAQVNYNYAKKYFFLANFRVDQSSAFGDDNDTALNGGLGASWNISNEGFLKKSKFVDFLRLRTSYGRTGNSRIGSYRALGLYTRQNNGYNGLDYANLSSAPNPNLGWEVNKKFNVGLDFNFLQKFKITTDFFRDNIEQQITSRDIIIESGFSSAQINGASMYNQGIEFSLNADWFKNKNFSWDTNFNFTKIKNRITDLVGLGSAFSTAEVARSQTIGYPTSAIWGYNFIGIDPATGRELYDIDGNIYDSSTVASQFDNTDWVPIGDSQPDFYGGLNNSFKLNNFTLRIIMSYTYGADMLVDRNIYDNYRILVNRNINANVYEDAWQNQGDQAVYPIISSNNRIISNSTKYLFDTSHIKLKSVNLTYNFPVNNYKLPLKTLSFFVNGSNLHYWFKDKSPKNKNGVAEFRNTYPEMRTFTLGINTTF; encoded by the coding sequence TTGAGTACCATTATAAAATCTATAGAACAACAAACAGGGTATCGTATTATCTATAATTCTAATAAAGTAGATGTTACAAAACGCTTCACTTTAAATGTTACAGATTCAAAATTGGAAGATGCTTTAAACTCACTGTTAAAAGATTCTGATATTGCTTATGCTTTAATTAGTAGCCAGATATTATTAACCGATAAAAAGGAAAAAGAAACCACTAATAGCCGTTTAATTAAGGGAAAGGTCCTGAGCGCTGCTGATCAATTTCCCCTTAGTGGCGCTATGGTTGTAATTAAAGGAAAAAGCATTGGTGCCATGACAGATATCGACGGCAACTTTATTTACACCATTAAAGGGGAAAATATCAATAATGTAGAACTGGAAGCTTCATATCTGGGAATGAAATCTCAGACTAAAACCATTGGGAGTGCTTCTGAATTTACATTTTATTTGGAAGAAGATATTAGTGAATTAACAGAAGTTGTTATTACGTCTTCTTACGGAACCAAAAAACTTAAAGAAGAAGTTGTCGGAAGCATTTCTACCGTCGATCCGGACAATATTTCTAAAGAACAGCCTGCTGTAACTTTTGATGAATTATTAGAAGGTCAGGTTGCCGGAGTATTAGTTGAAGTAAACCCGCAATTAGGTGAAGCCGCAAAAATTGATATTCGTGGCCAAGGCTCTTTAACACCACTTAATAGTAATGCGGTAGGAACCTCTACACAACCGTTAATAATAGTAGATGGTATTATCCTGTCGGAAGAAACTGGGATTGATGGAAATAGTTTTTTTGATTTAGGTGACGGCATTCTTTCAGAGAACATATTAAATCCTTTAGCTCGCGTAGGTATTGAAGACATTGAAAGTTTTAATATTTTAAAAGATGCTGCTGCTGTTGGTTTATACGGTGCTGATGCAGCTAATGGAGTTATTATTATCACCACAAAATCAGGTGAAAAAGGAAAGCTAAGATATACAGCTTCGGCTCAAACAGGTATTAATACTGCATTTAATGGCCTTAAATATTTAAGTGGAGAAGAATATCAAACGGTGTTAAATTCCTATTATACCAATAGTGGAAATTCTGGAAGTGTACAACCGTGGAATGGTGTAAATACTGATTGGTTCGATTTATTAAATACTACAGGCATTTTTAGCCGATTAAATTTCGGTGTTTCCGGCGGTAAAGGTAATTGGAATTACAGAGCTAATGTAGGTTACCAACATACAAATGAAACGCAGAAGGAAAACAGTTATAAAAAATTAAATACGTCGTTTTCGGCAGATTATAAAAAAGATAAATTTGGTTTAAGTTTACGTTTATCACCTTCGTTAACCAATAAAGAAAACCCGAATACACTTTATGCGTACGCATTACCTCCTACATTATCGCCTTATGATGTAAACGGAGAATATACCTATTTCGAAACCTACGGAAATCCTGTAGCCGTATCTAAACAAAATATTTCGGATTCTAAAACATTTGCACTTTTAGGAAGTTTAAAACTAGATTACGATGTTCTTCATAATTTAAAGTTATCTACGCTCTTTGGTATTGATGCTTCAAATAAAGATGAAGATAAATTCTTTTCGGGTTTAAACGGTTCTGGTAATTTTAATGATGGTTCTAAGGGACGACGAATGATTAGAGCTCGTGATACAAGAAAATGGAACTGGAATGCATCCCTAGCTTATAATACACAATTTGCAGAAAAACATAATTTTGATGCTTTATTAGGTATAGAAGCAAGAAGTGAAAAAGTTGATTTTTCATATGAAATAGGCCGTGGATTTACCATCTACGATTCTCCTCAACCTATTATTACTGCCGAACAACAAGATTATGAGATCGATTATACAGAATATGCTGGACGATCGGGATTTGCTCAGGTAAACTATAATTATGCGAAAAAGTATTTCTTTTTAGCCAATTTCAGAGTAGATCAAAGTTCAGCTTTTGGTGATGATAACGATACCGCATTAAACGGAGGTTTAGGAGCCAGTTGGAATATAAGTAACGAAGGTTTTCTTAAGAAAAGTAAGTTTGTAGATTTTCTTCGCCTTAGAACAAGTTATGGTAGAACAGGAAATTCTCGTATTGGTTCTTATAGAGCTTTAGGGCTATACACCAGACAAAATAATGGATATAATGGCCTAGATTATGCTAATCTATCGTCAGCACCAAATCCTAATTTAGGCTGGGAAGTCAATAAAAAATTCAATGTTGGATTAGATTTTAACTTCCTTCAGAAATTTAAAATAACAACAGATTTCTTTAGAGATAATATAGAACAACAAATCACATCTCGTGATATTATTATCGAATCCGGATTTTCAAGTGCTCAAATTAATGGAGCAAGCATGTATAACCAAGGTATTGAGTTTAGTTTAAACGCCGATTGGTTTAAGAATAAAAATTTCTCTTGGGATACCAATTTCAATTTTACAAAAATTAAAAACAGAATTACTGATTTAGTTGGTTTAGGTTCTGCATTTTCAACAGCTGAAGTTGCAAGATCGCAAACCATTGGTTATCCAACGTCTGCCATTTGGGGATATAATTTTATAGGCATTGATCCGGCAACCGGAAGAGAACTGTATGATATTGATGGAAATATTTACGATTCATCTACCGTTGCAAGTCAATTTGATAATACTGACTGGGTACCTATTGGGGATTCACAACCTGATTTTTATGGAGGGCTGAATAACAGTTTTAAACTAAACAATTTTACACTTAGAATTATAATGTCATACACCTATGGGGCAGATATGTTGGTAGATAGAAATATTTACGACAACTACAGAATATTAGTAAACAGAAATATAAATGCTAATGTTTATGAAGATGCCTGGCAGAACCAAGGAGATCAGGCAGTTTACCCAATAATATCAAGCAATAACAGGATAATCTCAAATTCTACAAAGTACCTGTTCGACACTTCTCATATTAAATTAAAATCGGTAAACCTGACATACAATTTTCCTGTAAACAATTACAAATTACCGCTAAAAACTTTAAGCTTCTTTGTTAATGGATCTAACCTGCATTATTGGTTTAAAGATAAAAGTCCTAAAAATAAAAATGGAGTTGCGGAATTTAGAAATACCTATCCGGAAATGCGAACATTTACCTTAGGAATTAATACAACATTTTAA
- a CDS encoding serine hydrolase domain-containing protein yields the protein MMKFLQLFLLCIVFQSGSAQLNKSQFSEIDKIVKKLYSEGKLHGGILIAEGENIIYENAFGMADRNLEIPNSTKTRFIINSMGKMFTAILTLQLVEDDSIKLDDPISKHLPWFKHPKANEITVHQLLSHRSGLKGYFDEQIEGRLPFFISQREVLDKMAQLDLNFEPGKGYDYSNTGYLLLGEIIMKYRNADYYDVQRTRIFEPLGMTNTYNSTSIYGPGAPVYYLSDGNPATPFPHSNYRGDGGSKSTLKDLHKFMLAIGSDKLLKTESWDLMFTEYSFPDEATRPFGAHFFPYGYGCGFFELPYNNEEKAIAIGHAGAGYGSSDLMIKFKDKDRIIILWNNEYLNPMPMELFEELSKL from the coding sequence ATGATGAAATTTTTACAGCTATTTCTCTTATGCATCGTTTTTCAAAGTGGATCGGCTCAGCTGAACAAATCTCAATTTTCAGAGATTGATAAAATTGTGAAAAAACTATACTCTGAGGGAAAACTACACGGAGGTATTCTCATTGCTGAAGGTGAAAATATTATCTATGAGAATGCCTTTGGCATGGCAGATAGAAACCTAGAAATTCCCAATAGTACAAAAACAAGGTTCATTATTAACAGCATGGGTAAAATGTTTACGGCTATCTTGACCCTGCAACTTGTGGAAGATGATTCAATTAAACTTGATGACCCTATTTCCAAACATTTGCCTTGGTTCAAACACCCTAAAGCAAACGAGATAACTGTTCATCAGCTTCTATCTCACCGTTCAGGTTTAAAGGGCTATTTTGATGAACAGATTGAAGGGAGATTGCCCTTTTTTATTTCTCAACGAGAGGTTTTGGATAAAATGGCTCAATTAGACCTTAATTTCGAACCTGGCAAAGGCTATGATTACAGTAATACGGGCTATTTGTTGTTAGGAGAAATTATAATGAAATATAGAAACGCTGATTACTACGATGTTCAGCGAACAAGAATTTTTGAACCACTGGGAATGACCAATACTTATAACTCCACCTCTATTTATGGGCCGGGCGCACCTGTTTATTATCTCTCAGACGGTAACCCAGCCACTCCATTTCCTCATAGTAATTATCGTGGCGATGGCGGTTCTAAATCTACATTAAAAGATTTACATAAATTTATGCTGGCTATTGGGTCTGATAAACTTTTAAAGACTGAAAGCTGGGACTTGATGTTTACTGAATATTCTTTCCCCGATGAAGCTACAAGACCTTTTGGAGCTCATTTTTTTCCTTATGGTTATGGTTGTGGTTTTTTTGAATTACCATACAACAATGAAGAAAAAGCAATAGCCATTGGGCACGCCGGTGCCGGATATGGCTCCTCTGACCTTATGATTAAATTTAAAGACAAAGACAGGATCATAATACTTTGGAACAATGAATATCTTAATCCAATGCCGATGGAATTATTTGAAGAATTATCAAAACTATAA